One genomic region from Microcystis panniformis FACHB-1757 encodes:
- the psb32 gene encoding photosystem II repair protein Psb32: MLKLLASLLLSCCVALAVSLSPAAAMGVYDLPILSSGAPTYVVDPVSAISAANEGKLNKDLKNLAEKTGQEVRMVVVRRLDYGQKIDNLADDILREWYPNSEDRANQTIIVLDTLTNKTAIRVAEEAKPLLTDAIADSILSETMAVPLKDGGKYNQALLDASRRLTAVLSGEADPGPPEVATINIESTFTTAEETDDKNATIWVIVLLVLATVIPMVTYFWYAGFGR; this comes from the coding sequence ATGCTCAAATTATTAGCTTCTCTCCTTCTCTCCTGCTGTGTAGCCTTGGCTGTTTCCCTGTCACCGGCTGCTGCCATGGGAGTCTATGACCTCCCCATTTTAAGCTCTGGAGCGCCCACTTATGTAGTCGATCCTGTTTCGGCCATTAGTGCCGCTAACGAGGGAAAATTAAATAAAGACCTGAAAAATCTCGCCGAAAAAACTGGCCAAGAAGTGAGAATGGTGGTAGTCCGACGCTTGGATTACGGTCAAAAAATTGACAATTTAGCCGATGATATCCTGAGAGAATGGTATCCTAACTCCGAAGATCGTGCCAATCAAACTATCATCGTCCTTGATACTTTAACCAATAAAACTGCGATTCGGGTTGCCGAGGAAGCAAAACCCCTATTAACCGATGCTATTGCTGATAGTATCCTCTCGGAAACTATGGCAGTTCCCCTCAAAGATGGGGGAAAATATAATCAAGCTTTACTCGATGCTAGTCGTCGTCTAACGGCGGTACTTTCTGGAGAAGCGGATCCCGGACCCCCAGAAGTAGCGACAATTAATATCGAAAGTACCTTTACTACCGCAGAAGAAACTGACGATAAAAATGCCACGATTTGGGTGATAGTTTTACTGGTTTTAGCCACAGTAATTCCCATGGTCACCTATTTTTGGTACGCTGGTTTTGGTCGCTAA